The DNA sequence CGGAGATAAAGCAGTCATGGTTCTCAATTTCGATAAAGATATAAATACCGCCGATCTGGAAATATCATGGCCACAATTCGTTATGAATGGCAACTGGACGATCAATTTGAGATAGATTTTCTTTATGCAAAGAGACTGCCTCCAAAGCCCGATAGGAGTTTGGGGGCATTCTCAATCACCAATACCTGTATCATCACAGGAGATTGAAGGTTTATCTAAAACTATATAAATTTCCTCTAACTCCAACTGTGCCTTAATCAGAACATCCTCTGAACTAATAGCCATTTCTTTAGCCTTCTGTACCATCTTCACAGCATCTGCAATCTTTGCACTGATTCTGACAACCGACTGCTCTATCCGTTTGTCATGTAAGTTGATAACTTCCGGTCTCACAAGCATCCTCCCATATGAATAGTGATACATCTCATTACATTTTAAGGGATTATCCCTTAAAAATCAATAAGGGTTATTCCCTTAATGCATAATTGTTTTGAGGTGATAGCCATGTACGAAAGAATCCGTAATATGCGGGAAGATAAAGATCTGACGCAAGCGCAAATTGCAGAGTATTTGAGCATTCATCAAACAACCTATTCCGATTATGAGCTTGGGAATCTTAACATCCCGATTCCTGTAATGTATAAGCTTGCAGACCTGTTTGAAACGAGTATTGATTATCTTGTCAATCGCACCGATGAGAAGAGGCCATATCCATTCAAGAAATAGGCAACGATATTCCTCGCGTGGTAAACATGGTAAACAGCCTGGCTACGGATTGCCTTTTAGTTGCCTGTTGAAAAGAAGAAAAAACAGGTAGGCGAAGAAATTGTCTATCCGGCTCAAAGTGAATTGAATTTCTAGCTTTAGCATTTGGCCGTTGGAGTAATTCTATTTCAGCGGCATTTTCTTTAACCATATTGAATCCGGTCTAATATGAGAATTGCAATATTTTATACCGCGTTAATGTGCAATTTTTACTCCTGCTACCCTAAATGGGTTGGCTTTAATTTGAGAATTCTGGCGGAATTAATGTGAGAATTGACAGTATCTGTCGTAAGGACTTTTCTTTGTTGCAATATCTTCTCCGGTAAGCAATCGATCGATAGATATCCCCAGTACCTCAGCCAAAACAGGTAATATGCCCGTATCAGGTAATAGGGCTGATTCTAATCATATTTTTATATTTGATAAAAGTACTCCATTTAGTTGCAACCACTATTTTTATTTTAATGGTTTGGCTTCTAAATAATGATTAGGATAAGCCTGGAGTGGCATCATTTCATGGTGTCCTCTAGGATTAAAAGCATAATATA is a window from the Veillonellales bacterium genome containing:
- a CDS encoding helix-turn-helix transcriptional regulator; translation: MYERIRNMREDKDLTQAQIAEYLSIHQTTYSDYELGNLNIPIPVMYKLADLFETSIDYLVNRTDEKRPYPFKK